TTATAACTAAAAGAGCAAAAAAGACATTAAAGCTTGACACATACACAAGAACCACCTCACTAATGTGTTtctcagagcaagagagagccaTGACTGCTGGAATATCACAGAAAAAGTGATGGACCAGATTGGacttacagaaagaaagactgaatGTATTTCCAACATGAATGGATGCATTCAGGAAACCACAGACATAGCAGCCTGTGGCCAGCCAAGCACATACACCTGTCATCATGATGGTGGTGTAATGGAGGGGTTTGCATACTGCtgcatagcggtcataggccattgAGGATAAGAGGTAACTTTCCACAGTTGCAAAAGCTGCAAAGGAGAACATTTGAGCAGCACATGCATTGTAGGAGATGACCTTGTCTCCTATAAGTAATCCAGCCATGACCTTGGGAGTGACAGCTGTAGAGTAACAAAAATCTACCAGAGATAGGTTactgaggaaaaagtacatgggagaGTGGAGATGGGAGTCCAGTATGATAAGTATGATCATTCCCAGGTTCCCCAAAACACTGATGAGGTAAATGAGGGTGAACACAATAAAAAGTGGAATCTGAAGTTCTGGGTTATTGGTCAGACCCACCAGGAAGAAATCCATTACTTCTGTATTATTCTCCATGGGAATTACTAAATTTTCTGTAGTAacgagaaagaaaagaacatttggtaaacagaaaatagattggattgaaacttacatatatatatatgtatacatatatatatatatatcctgttcATTTCACTATGGTAATAGTTTATTCTCCATGATTCTTTGATCTAAAGCAAAGATTTGAACAAAGTACTTAGTATTTAGTAGATAAATGATCTACATGGTTACCTATCattgaaaccaaaacaaaatcactatatgttaatttaaaaaaaaggtcacacagccaactTCTTTCTTGTGCAAATGAACAAACTGAGATACAGAAAGAGGTGAtgatttatccaaggtcacataCATTTCCCAAATCAGATCACCTAAGTCTATTGACAGCTTACATTTACAGAGTGCTCATTTCAAGTACACACTTacatttaatatgtttaaatatgcTTAACCCTCTCAACAAATCCACAAGGGATTAAGTAAACATTTATGCAAGTTTACATAAGTATTAATGGACAGAGTCAAGCTTTGGGGCCAGGTAATGTTATTTCCTAGACCCATGCTCTGATCTGTGTAGAAAgcgtctctttttttaaattttattcagttagccaacataatagtatatcattagttttttatgtactgttcaataattcatcagttgcataaaacacccagtgttcatcacatcatgcACCCTCCTTAATGatcatcacccagttatcccatccccccacccacctcccctccagcagccctcaattaagggtttaatttaattttattattttataatcattttttaaatttattttcagtataacagtattcactgtttttgtaccacacccagtgctccatgcaatctgtgccctctctaatacccactacctggtgcccccaacctcacaccccccaccttaatttttattttttattttttttgcagtatatctttctatttatttagatcttttcctAATGTTTCTCAATAATGTGTTACAGTATAGAGGTTTTGCACAGCTGacagatttattcctaggtatttcatatttttatattattataatggctgtattattaatttttatctttcatttgttttattcctggggtataaaataaatttgattgaGCTaaattaccctgatcccaaaccaggcaaagaccctaccaaaaaggagaatttcagaccaatatcactgatgaatatggattctaagattcttaacaagatcctagcaaacaggatccaacagcacattaaaaagattatccaccatgaccaggtgggattcattcctgggctacaaggatggttcaacattcacaaatcagtcaatgtgatagaacaaattaataagaaaagagagaagaaccacatggtcctctcaattgatgcagaaaaagcatttgacaaaatccagcatccattcctgattaaaacgcttcaaagtatagggatagagggaacattcctgaacttcatcaaatctatctatgaaaaacccacagcaaaaatcatcctcaatgggaaaaagcttgcagccttcccattgagatcaggaacacggcaaggatgcccactctcaccattcctgttcaacatagtattagaagtcctagcaacagcaatcagataacaaagagaaataaaaggtatccaaattggcaatgaagaagtcaaactctctctctttgcagatgacatgattctttatatggaaaacccaaaagactccacccccaaactactagaactcatacagcaattcagtaatatggcaggatacaaagtcaatgtacagaaatcagtggctttttttatacactaacagtgaaaatacagaaagggaaattagagaatcaattccatttactatagcaccaagaaccataagatacctgggaataaacctaaccaaagaggtaaaggatctgcactcgaggaactacagaacactcatgaaagaaattgaagaagacacaaaaagatggaagaccattccatgctcttggatcggaagaataaaattgttaagatgtctatactgcctagagcaatctatacttttaatgccataccaataaaaattccactggtattcttcaaagagctggagcaaataatccaaaaatttgtatggaaccagaagagacccctaattgctaaggaaatgttgaaaaacaaaaataaaactgggggcatcacgttacctgatttcaagctttactacaaagctgtgatcaccaagacagcatgatactggcataaaaacagacacatagaccagtggaacagagtagagagcccagatatggaccctcacttctatggtcagttaatcttcgacaaaacaggaaaaaatatacagtggaaaaaagacagtctcttcaaaaaatggtgctgggaaaactgggcagctatatgtagaagaatgaaacttgaccattctcttacatcgtacacaaagataaactcaaaatggataaaagacctcaacgtgagacagggatccatcagaatcctagaggagaacataggcagtaatctcttcgatatcagccacagccaattctttcaagatatgtctccaaaggcaaaggaaacaaaagccaaaatgaacttttgggacttcatcaaaatcaaaagcttctgcacagcaaaggaaacagtcaacaaaacaaagaggcaacccacggaataggagaagatatttgcaaatgacagtacagacaaaagattgatatccaagatctataaagaactcctcaaactcaacacacacaaaacaggcaatcatatcaaaaaatgggcagaagatatgaacagacacttctccgatgaagacatacaaatggctatcagacacatgaaaaaatgttcatcatcactagccatcagggagattcaatttaaaaccacattgagatatcaccttacaccagttagaatggccaaaattagcaagataggaaacaacatgtgttggaggggatgtggagaaaggggaaccctcttacactgttggtgggaatgcaagttggtgcagcctctttggagaacagtgtggagattcctcaagaaattaaaaatagagcttccctatgaccctgccattgcactactgggtatttaccccaaagatacagatatagtgaaaataagggccatctgtaccccaatgtttataccagcaatggccacggtcacaaaactgtggaaagaaccaagatgcccttcaacggacgaatgggtaaggaagatgtggtccatatacactctggagtattatgcctcctcagaaaggatgaatacccaacttttataccaacatggacaggactggaag
This DNA window, taken from Lutra lutra chromosome 10, mLutLut1.2, whole genome shotgun sequence, encodes the following:
- the LOC125079024 gene encoding olfactory receptor 5B2-like, producing the protein MENNTEVMDFFLVGLTNNPELQIPLFIVFTLIYLISVLGNLGMIILIILDSHLHSPMYFFLSNLSLVDFCYSTAVTPKVMAGLLIGDKVISYNACAAQMFSFAAFATVESYLLSSMAYDRYAAVCKPLHYTTIMMTGVCAWLATGCYVCGFLNASIHVGNTFSLSFCKSNLVHHFFCDIPAVMALSCSEKHISEVVLVYVSSFNVFFALLVIIISYLFIFITILKMQSAQGHQKALSTYASHLSAVSIFYGTIIFMYLQPSSSHSMDTDKMASVFYTMVIPMLNPVIYSLRNKEVKNAFKKVSDKAKSSLGLGF